A stretch of the Desulfofundulus luciae genome encodes the following:
- a CDS encoding flavodoxin family protein, whose translation MKILAINGSHRKGKNTAIMLQAVLDEAAKSGAETELVELVDYNIKPCLACNRCLGKTECSIKDDDMGVLAGKMLAADGIVLGSPVYWANVTGLMKNFIDRTRWMHMVKNLLHGKVGGAVTHAGLRNGGQEHALAIMERFLVAQGFILVDTRDQESGICNGGAMGTMFNNLEEGRISWKRGVHEDLLALEECRRLGRNMVEMIKRLGRA comes from the coding sequence ATGAAGATCCTGGCAATTAATGGCAGTCACCGCAAGGGGAAGAACACCGCCATCATGCTGCAGGCGGTTCTGGACGAAGCCGCTAAGTCCGGCGCGGAGACGGAACTGGTGGAACTTGTCGACTACAACATCAAGCCCTGCCTGGCCTGCAACCGTTGCCTGGGCAAAACGGAATGTTCCATCAAAGACGATGACATGGGCGTGCTGGCCGGGAAAATGCTGGCGGCCGACGGCATTGTGCTGGGCTCCCCGGTGTACTGGGCCAATGTGACCGGCCTGATGAAAAATTTTATCGACCGTACCCGCTGGATGCATATGGTCAAAAACCTGCTGCATGGTAAGGTAGGGGGAGCGGTTACCCACGCCGGCCTGCGGAACGGGGGGCAGGAGCACGCCCTGGCCATCATGGAACGTTTCCTGGTTGCCCAGGGGTTTATTCTGGTCGATACCCGCGACCAGGAAAGCGGCATTTGCAACGGTGGAGCCATGGGAACCATGTTTAACAACCTGGAGGAAGGCAGAATTTCCTGGAAACGGGGTGTGCACGAGGATTTGCTGGCCCTGGAGGAATGCCGCCGTTTGGGGCGCAATATGGTAGAGATGATTAAACGTCTTGGCCGGGCTTAA